A part of Acidobacteriota bacterium genomic DNA contains:
- the lipB gene encoding lipoyl(octanoyl) transferase LipB, giving the protein MRRYNGPMSERELISGFWGSLSYGEGLALQARLRQGVKDGSGEEHLLLLEHTHVYTLGRNATVEDVLLTPEALEACGVEVHESDRGGQVTYHGPGQLVGYPIINLSPDRRDIRAYVKDLQQVLIRLLADYGVAAEVREGQDFIGVWAGGGKIASIGVHVSRWVTTHGFALNVAPDLSFFTGIVACGLPAVKMTSIAELTDRVVPLPEIAEVCARHLAARFGRRLVYRPDGAPARVSAARSGNRKVRRAASESKVVSE; this is encoded by the coding sequence GTGCGTCGCTACAATGGTCCGATGAGCGAGCGCGAGCTGATCAGCGGCTTCTGGGGATCGCTGTCCTACGGCGAGGGGCTGGCGCTGCAGGCGAGGCTGCGGCAGGGGGTCAAGGACGGCAGCGGCGAGGAGCACCTGTTGCTGCTCGAGCACACCCATGTCTACACCCTCGGCCGCAATGCCACTGTCGAGGACGTGTTGCTGACCCCGGAGGCCCTCGAGGCCTGTGGGGTCGAGGTCCACGAAAGCGATCGTGGCGGCCAGGTCACCTACCATGGTCCGGGGCAGCTCGTCGGCTACCCGATCATCAACCTGAGCCCGGACCGGCGCGACATTCGCGCCTATGTCAAGGATCTCCAGCAGGTCCTGATTCGGCTGCTCGCCGACTACGGCGTGGCGGCCGAGGTGCGCGAGGGGCAGGACTTCATCGGCGTGTGGGCGGGAGGCGGCAAGATCGCTTCGATCGGCGTCCATGTCTCACGCTGGGTGACCACCCACGGCTTCGCCCTCAACGTGGCACCGGATCTGTCTTTCTTCACCGGCATTGTGGCCTGCGGCCTGCCGGCGGTGAAGATGACCTCGATCGCCGAGCTCACCGACCGAGTCGTGCCTCTGCCGGAGATTGCGGAGGTCTGCGCCCGGCACCTGGCGGCACGCTTTGGTCGCCGCCTGGTCTATCGCCCGGACGGGGCACCGGCAAGGGTTTCCGCCGCTCGGTCCGGCAATCGGAAGGTGCGGCGCGCCGCCTCCGAGTCCAAGGTCGTTTCCGAGTAG
- a CDS encoding Pvc16 family protein, translating into MAGFRAVGAVAEAVLHVLRSNYRPADFDQELEFKVFTARDFSRPLSAGVSLFLYRIMPNGVHRIPAGRRQADGRRAESLLPLDLHLLLTVWGQEASLQHALAGWMMRLLEDHPIFPATLLNAVTPGTFRAEESIEVSLAELSNEDLLRLWDTLVQNVYQLSIPYVARILHLESTRQLDTGLGQVQERGLDTATLVDPGNTP; encoded by the coding sequence ATGGCCGGTTTCCGCGCCGTCGGGGCCGTCGCCGAGGCCGTCCTCCATGTGCTGCGCAGCAACTATCGGCCCGCCGACTTCGACCAGGAGCTCGAGTTCAAGGTCTTCACGGCCCGCGACTTCAGCCGCCCCTTGAGCGCCGGCGTGTCGCTCTTCCTCTACCGCATCATGCCCAACGGCGTGCACCGCATCCCGGCCGGGCGCCGCCAGGCCGACGGACGCCGCGCCGAGAGCCTGCTCCCCCTCGACCTCCACCTGCTGCTCACCGTGTGGGGCCAAGAAGCCTCCCTCCAGCACGCCCTGGCGGGTTGGATGATGCGCCTCCTCGAAGACCACCCGATCTTTCCGGCGACGCTGCTCAACGCCGTCACGCCGGGAACCTTCCGCGCCGAGGAATCGATCGAGGTCAGCCTCGCCGAGCTCAGCAACGAAGATCTCCTGCGGCTGTGGGACACGCTGGTACAGAACGTCTACCAGCTCTCGATTCCCTACGTCGCCCGCATTCTGCACCTCGAATCGACCCGCCAGCTCGATACCGGTCTCGGCCAGGTGCAGGAACGGGGGCTCGACACCGCCACCCTGGTCGACCCCGGAAACACGCCATGA